From Candidatus Neomarinimicrobiota bacterium, one genomic window encodes:
- a CDS encoding N-acetylmuramoyl-L-alanine amidase, with translation MNIHFKLLTYSIVLSTLTLAQENPPRLEILHPKPDMQFWVDRIEVAGTIPPGSQVEIAGSKVIPDEDGLFRHLMNLEQTEVYIPIRETRGNQTFLDTIRVFHRNLDHMSTDSVFINNNIPDQLALDMGYPRSGNFFRSEVSLRGRTHPDALLLMNGDTVKVFKSGAFASHVEVNPGDNEFEFVARLNDIEVRELVSLSRPLERGALTALDEKSARPNLDRWAIAGDHLQLSIQGPQSESVYFKIPGLTGWKKMNEDKPGYYTYSYHLLDIDEELNTKVIYRLGPFSKRVSSAPLRILTDALGGLTLDEDTRVYDTPDTDQLLFPLADSVSLQIIGLEDWMYRIRLGQYRTAYVWANAVELNPASRLTSPHYLGSMHGDNQDDWAVFRIRTGTTRLPFELKEKAVLARLELKVYGAKQGWEWTTYPEGDSIIGFVERKQPEDLVWQMDFYPKNSFWGWYGRYEGEYLVIGIRKAPEISRDTLFANVKIEIDPGHGGWQRGARGVTGYAEADANLRYSLKLEKLLLEAGATVFLTRRDDHQISLAHRAKIAREDSVHIFVMAHNNAPGASRNILEAKGASTFYTWPSAKGLSDKLYPHMHNMGIETSGKVSRYYYYLTRQTEYLVVLIEGAFMTNPEEEMFLLSEEGLDALAMAAYKGLEEFLIEKSENP, from the coding sequence ATGAATATCCACTTCAAATTACTCACCTACTCAATTGTACTTTCAACCCTGACACTCGCACAGGAAAACCCTCCCAGACTCGAAATCCTCCACCCAAAACCTGATATGCAATTCTGGGTCGATCGCATCGAAGTCGCTGGGACTATCCCACCAGGTTCTCAAGTTGAAATTGCAGGATCAAAAGTTATCCCTGATGAAGATGGGCTATTTAGACACCTCATGAATCTGGAGCAGACCGAAGTTTACATTCCAATCAGAGAAACCAGGGGCAATCAAACATTCCTTGATACCATAAGAGTATTCCATCGAAATCTTGACCATATGTCCACGGATAGCGTGTTTATCAACAACAACATTCCAGATCAGTTAGCGTTGGATATGGGGTATCCCCGCAGCGGTAATTTTTTCCGTTCCGAAGTCAGCTTGCGTGGACGGACACATCCAGACGCATTGCTGCTCATGAATGGGGACACGGTGAAAGTTTTTAAATCAGGTGCTTTCGCAAGCCATGTGGAAGTTAACCCTGGAGACAATGAATTCGAATTTGTTGCCCGTTTGAATGATATTGAAGTAAGGGAACTGGTCAGTCTTTCCCGACCCCTAGAGCGTGGAGCCCTGACTGCTCTGGATGAAAAAAGTGCAAGACCAAACCTGGACCGATGGGCAATAGCAGGGGATCATCTTCAGCTCAGCATCCAGGGTCCTCAATCAGAGTCCGTCTACTTCAAGATTCCTGGTCTAACCGGTTGGAAAAAGATGAATGAAGATAAACCTGGCTATTACACCTATTCCTACCATCTCCTGGATATTGATGAGGAGCTAAACACCAAAGTTATTTACCGTCTCGGACCATTTTCAAAAAGGGTCAGCAGTGCGCCTTTACGCATCTTGACAGATGCCCTGGGTGGCTTGACTCTTGATGAAGATACCAGAGTATATGACACACCCGATACGGATCAGCTCCTCTTCCCCCTGGCTGACTCAGTATCCCTCCAGATCATTGGTCTGGAAGATTGGATGTACCGAATTCGCCTGGGTCAGTACAGAACCGCCTACGTATGGGCAAACGCTGTTGAGCTAAATCCAGCAAGCAGACTCACTAGCCCACATTATCTCGGCTCCATGCACGGAGATAACCAAGATGATTGGGCTGTTTTTCGAATTCGAACAGGAACCACTCGCCTTCCCTTTGAATTAAAAGAGAAAGCCGTCCTGGCACGATTGGAGCTAAAGGTATATGGAGCAAAACAAGGCTGGGAATGGACAACCTACCCTGAGGGTGATTCAATTATTGGCTTTGTGGAAAGGAAGCAACCAGAGGATCTGGTTTGGCAAATGGACTTCTACCCTAAAAACAGTTTTTGGGGATGGTATGGTCGCTATGAAGGAGAATATCTTGTCATCGGGATTCGCAAGGCACCAGAAATCTCCAGAGACACACTATTCGCAAATGTAAAAATTGAAATTGACCCTGGCCATGGTGGCTGGCAGCGTGGTGCCCGGGGAGTAACTGGCTATGCCGAAGCCGATGCAAACTTACGCTATAGTCTTAAACTCGAAAAGCTACTCCTGGAAGCCGGAGCAACCGTTTTTCTAACCCGTCGGGATGACCATCAGATTAGTCTGGCCCATCGAGCGAAAATTGCCAGGGAGGATAGCGTCCATATTTTTGTTATGGCTCATAATAATGCACCCGGTGCAAGTCGTAACATCTTGGAAGCTAAGGGAGCTTCTACATTCTATACCTGGCCCAGCGCCAAGGGATTGAGTGATAAACTTTACCCTCACATGCACAACATGGGGATCGAAACCTCAGGCAAGGTATCCCGATACTATTATTATCTGACGCGGCAAACAGAATATTTGGTGGTTCTCATAGAAGGGGCATTTATGACCAATCCTGAGGAGGAAATGTTCCTGCTGTCTGAAGAGGGACTGGATGCACTGGCTATGGCAGCCTACAAGGGTCTTGAGGAGTTCTTGATTGAGAAATCAGAAAACCCATAG
- a CDS encoding leucyl aminopeptidase — MPLFNLSHKNLNKLPGGQEAFIFGIFSDTGITDIFKDAHPNLSKKLNLAMENGEFEAKLNQVMVMYSPDCDTAKRYIAIGLGESKKYTADYLRQASATAAKKCIGLKLSSFAIEFMGEDILNVEDAQALAEGLVMGSYRFLNYKKQDDDAYAGIQSVIATADANISGALDYGMKISGGVVLARDLGNHPSNIATPTYLADTAAAIAKKGGMKITIFEREDFEKLGFGGIGGVAQGSDVPPKFIIMEYMGGDKDSKTLGLVGKGLTFDSGGISIKPSAGMDEMKFDMLGGAAVLGIMSVVAETKPNLNIIAVVPSTENMNGGEAYKPGDILTAYNGKTIEILNTDAEGRLILADGLAYITDKYELDGVVDFATLTGAVVVALGHRYSGIMTNDQDFADQLLAVGEKTQDRVWQMPMDDEYAEDIKSTIADVKNTGAGRTAGTIAAGAFLREFVKEGTSWCHVDIAGSGWLKKGRPYLPDGPTGAGVRMIMELIRSWEK, encoded by the coding sequence ATGCCACTTTTCAACCTGAGCCACAAAAACTTAAATAAACTCCCTGGAGGTCAAGAGGCCTTCATATTCGGTATTTTTTCTGATACTGGGATCACCGATATATTTAAGGATGCTCATCCAAATCTGTCAAAAAAGTTGAATCTTGCCATGGAGAATGGTGAATTCGAAGCTAAACTGAATCAAGTTATGGTTATGTACTCACCAGATTGCGACACTGCGAAACGTTACATCGCCATCGGTCTTGGAGAATCAAAAAAATATACTGCGGATTACTTACGTCAAGCCAGTGCAACTGCTGCGAAAAAATGTATTGGACTCAAACTAAGCAGCTTCGCCATAGAATTTATGGGTGAAGACATTCTGAATGTTGAGGATGCTCAGGCGCTAGCTGAAGGATTGGTCATGGGGAGTTACCGCTTCCTGAATTACAAGAAGCAAGATGATGATGCCTATGCTGGCATTCAATCTGTAATCGCAACGGCAGATGCCAACATCTCAGGAGCCCTGGATTACGGAATGAAAATTTCGGGAGGCGTTGTTCTGGCCAGAGATCTTGGCAACCACCCCTCCAATATTGCTACGCCAACCTATCTGGCTGATACAGCTGCAGCCATTGCCAAAAAGGGTGGCATGAAAATCACTATTTTTGAGCGCGAAGATTTTGAAAAACTGGGTTTTGGTGGTATTGGAGGCGTTGCCCAGGGATCAGATGTTCCCCCTAAATTTATCATCATGGAGTACATGGGTGGCGATAAAGATTCCAAGACGCTTGGATTGGTTGGGAAAGGGCTCACTTTTGATTCCGGCGGTATTTCTATCAAACCCTCCGCTGGCATGGATGAGATGAAATTTGATATGCTCGGTGGAGCAGCCGTGCTAGGGATCATGTCAGTTGTGGCTGAGACCAAACCAAATTTGAATATCATTGCAGTAGTTCCATCCACTGAAAACATGAATGGTGGAGAAGCCTATAAGCCTGGTGATATTCTCACAGCATATAATGGCAAAACTATTGAAATATTAAATACCGATGCGGAGGGTCGCCTCATCCTTGCTGATGGACTCGCATACATTACAGATAAGTATGAACTGGATGGCGTGGTTGACTTCGCTACCCTGACTGGTGCAGTTGTCGTTGCCCTGGGTCACCGTTATAGTGGTATCATGACCAATGATCAGGATTTCGCTGACCAGCTCCTAGCTGTAGGTGAGAAAACTCAGGATCGCGTATGGCAAATGCCCATGGATGACGAGTATGCAGAAGACATCAAATCAACCATTGCTGATGTGAAGAACACCGGTGCCGGTCGAACAGCTGGCACCATTGCAGCTGGTGCATTTTTGCGAGAGTTTGTAAAAGAGGGAACCTCATGGTGTCATGTTGACATTGCTGGTTCAGGTTGGTTAAAGAAAGGTCGCCCCTATCTTCCCGATGGACCTACTGGTGCTGGTGTCCGAATGATTATGGAATTAATTAGAAGCTGGGAAAAATAA
- the plsX gene encoding phosphate acyltransferase PlsX, giving the protein MRTYRIAVDGMGGDNGPKAVVEGVCRACEAGNLNILLAGDQEILEAELVHFPKVRDFIEIIHAPQSIPMDAKPKEIFDKYPDSSMIKAAEIVSTGQADALISAGNTGALILASAQKIPRIKTVHRTALAAVYPTSNQLNRSDIFSLILDVGANITVDRDHMIHFALMGNAYSQKVTGIERPVVGLLNMGSENNKGGPKYIEVNRILESLPQINFYGNIEGSDLMKGVVDVVVTEGFNGNIAVKTMEGMAEAAMGLGRMAFRKKLIWKIGMMLLAGGIRKVKKITDYQEYGGAPILGLEKLVLKCHGKSTPRAIDNAIKLAVKCARDDLVGNMKEAINAFEQEFTHPDYDHITGYDA; this is encoded by the coding sequence TTGAGAACGTATCGCATAGCAGTTGACGGAATGGGTGGCGACAATGGTCCCAAGGCTGTTGTCGAAGGCGTCTGCAGAGCTTGTGAAGCCGGGAATCTTAATATTCTGCTTGCTGGGGACCAGGAAATTCTTGAAGCCGAATTGGTTCATTTTCCAAAAGTCAGGGATTTCATAGAGATCATTCATGCTCCCCAATCCATTCCCATGGATGCCAAACCGAAAGAAATTTTTGACAAATATCCCGACTCTTCCATGATCAAAGCTGCTGAAATAGTATCAACCGGTCAGGCAGATGCCCTCATTTCGGCGGGAAATACTGGTGCCCTCATTCTGGCCAGCGCTCAGAAAATTCCCCGGATTAAAACCGTTCACAGAACAGCCCTGGCTGCTGTGTATCCCACCAGTAATCAGCTCAATCGCAGCGATATTTTTTCTCTCATTCTTGATGTTGGCGCCAATATTACGGTGGATCGTGATCACATGATACATTTTGCCCTCATGGGAAATGCCTATTCCCAAAAAGTAACAGGAATCGAGAGACCAGTGGTTGGACTTTTAAATATGGGTTCCGAAAATAATAAGGGTGGTCCTAAATACATCGAGGTGAATAGAATCCTCGAATCCCTGCCCCAGATAAATTTTTATGGCAACATTGAGGGCAGCGACCTCATGAAGGGCGTTGTTGATGTGGTGGTAACTGAAGGATTCAACGGAAATATAGCCGTTAAAACCATGGAAGGTATGGCGGAAGCAGCCATGGGATTAGGCCGAATGGCATTCAGGAAAAAACTCATCTGGAAAATTGGTATGATGTTGCTCGCTGGTGGAATTCGCAAAGTTAAAAAGATTACTGACTATCAGGAGTATGGTGGCGCACCTATATTAGGACTTGAAAAACTAGTCTTGAAATGTCACGGCAAGTCAACCCCCCGGGCAATTGATAATGCTATTAAGCTGGCTGTAAAATGTGCAAGAGACGATTTAGTCGGCAACATGAAGGAAGCCATTAATGCGTTTGAACAAGAATTTACACATCCTGATTATGATCATATAACAGGCTATGACGCCTAG
- a CDS encoding DUF350 domain-containing protein, whose translation MFKKSMLFMGSLLLMASSVFAANPFEVSIWSRYAEGLGWAVVASIGFSVGVAIALKVFDWFSSDIDEWEEIKKGNWSVAMIFVSMIIMIGILVHKVI comes from the coding sequence ATGTTCAAGAAATCAATGCTATTTATGGGCTCTCTGCTGCTGATGGCTTCTTCAGTCTTTGCAGCCAACCCCTTCGAAGTAAGCATCTGGTCGCGCTATGCAGAAGGTCTGGGTTGGGCAGTTGTTGCCTCAATTGGATTTTCAGTAGGTGTTGCTATTGCGCTGAAGGTTTTCGATTGGTTCTCATCAGATATTGATGAATGGGAAGAGATCAAAAAAGGAAACTGGTCTGTTGCGATGATTTTTGTATCCATGATTATTATGATCGGCATCTTGGTTCACAAAGTTATCTAA
- a CDS encoding ABC-F family ATP-binding cassette domain-containing protein, with protein MINLHNITKTYPDKTLFRDLDLVIKKGSRVGLVGANGSGKTTLLRMIVGEEDTDRGQIQIDRKISIGYLPQEITSTSEETILHEVLNEIPEVGELEIQIEKLSMHIAADPDNQQLLNKLGQIQAEFERLNGWSLESEAKKVLGGLGFTPKQMKIPLDQFSGGWRMRVALAKLLFKHPDILLLDEPTNHLDLASLIWLETFLKEWSGALVLISHDRTFLDKTITQIFEIDHMSIQIYAGNYSKYMDEKKLRSDQQLAAYRNQQKMIAETEQFIERFRYKDSKASQVQSRVKKLEKLERVLPPEGEQSRISVRIPQPGRSARIVAELKGVAKSYGSLEVFKHLDLTLQRGQKIGLVGPNGAGKSTLLKMLAQVEPLSSGKLVWGEGVRSAYFAQHQFESLPLEDTIYNLISHENPKWIVTEVRTYLGSFLFSGDTVDKKIKVLSGGEISRLALAKMLATPSDLVLLDEPTNHLDMRSRDVVQQAIASFTGTMVCISHDRHFLNAVTNTIIEVDDGRIRIFPGNYEYYLWRKNQDQVEVQDGVAPMTNGSTKKESNSDFQNRRKLTNRLKKLPELIEECEIALAQQEEILNDPDLASQYEKIQSAMDEKDNLEESYLELLEELESLQKGLA; from the coding sequence ATGATCAATCTGCACAATATCACAAAAACCTATCCTGACAAGACCCTATTCAGGGATCTGGATCTGGTGATAAAAAAGGGATCCAGAGTTGGTCTGGTAGGTGCCAATGGGTCTGGGAAAACAACCTTGCTCCGGATGATTGTAGGTGAAGAGGATACAGATAGGGGGCAGATCCAAATTGATAGAAAAATCTCCATTGGATATTTACCCCAGGAAATCACATCTACTTCAGAGGAAACAATTTTACACGAAGTTCTGAACGAAATCCCAGAAGTGGGTGAGTTAGAGATTCAGATTGAAAAATTGTCTATGCACATTGCAGCGGATCCAGACAATCAACAGCTTTTGAACAAGCTGGGGCAGATCCAGGCCGAATTTGAACGCCTGAATGGCTGGAGTCTGGAATCTGAGGCAAAGAAAGTTCTGGGAGGTCTTGGCTTTACACCGAAACAGATGAAAATACCCCTTGATCAATTCAGTGGGGGGTGGAGGATGCGTGTCGCTCTGGCAAAACTACTCTTTAAGCATCCCGACATCCTACTTTTGGATGAGCCGACAAACCACCTTGATCTGGCCTCCTTAATCTGGCTGGAGACCTTTCTTAAAGAATGGTCAGGAGCGCTGGTTTTGATAAGCCATGATCGAACCTTTCTGGATAAAACCATAACCCAGATTTTTGAAATCGATCATATGTCGATACAAATATATGCAGGCAATTACAGCAAATACATGGACGAGAAAAAGCTCAGGAGTGATCAACAGCTTGCAGCATATCGGAACCAGCAAAAAATGATTGCTGAAACTGAGCAATTCATTGAACGGTTCAGATACAAGGATAGCAAGGCAAGTCAGGTTCAAAGTCGTGTCAAGAAGCTCGAAAAGCTGGAACGTGTCTTACCACCTGAAGGGGAGCAGAGTCGAATATCAGTCCGCATCCCCCAACCGGGTAGATCAGCTAGAATTGTTGCTGAGTTGAAGGGAGTAGCAAAATCGTATGGCTCTCTTGAGGTCTTTAAACACTTGGATCTCACACTGCAGCGGGGACAAAAAATAGGTCTCGTTGGTCCCAATGGTGCTGGAAAATCAACCCTCCTGAAAATGCTGGCACAGGTAGAACCACTTAGCAGTGGAAAATTGGTTTGGGGAGAGGGTGTCAGAAGTGCGTATTTTGCACAGCATCAGTTTGAATCTCTGCCTCTGGAAGACACCATTTACAATTTAATATCCCATGAAAACCCCAAGTGGATCGTGACCGAGGTCAGGACTTATCTGGGTAGTTTTTTATTCTCTGGTGATACTGTGGACAAGAAAATTAAGGTTCTGAGCGGTGGAGAAATCTCCAGACTTGCTCTGGCCAAGATGCTCGCTACCCCTTCGGATCTTGTTCTCCTGGATGAACCAACCAACCACCTTGATATGCGATCCAGGGATGTGGTTCAGCAAGCCATCGCCAGCTTCACGGGCACCATGGTGTGTATCTCCCATGATAGACATTTTCTAAATGCGGTGACCAATACAATTATTGAGGTAGATGATGGGCGAATCCGAATATTCCCAGGAAACTATGAGTATTATCTCTGGCGCAAGAACCAAGATCAGGTTGAAGTCCAAGATGGAGTTGCTCCGATGACGAATGGGTCGACAAAAAAGGAGAGTAATTCTGACTTTCAGAATCGTAGAAAACTTACAAATCGATTGAAAAAATTACCTGAATTGATTGAGGAATGTGAAATCGCTCTGGCCCAACAGGAAGAAATCCTTAATGACCCTGACTTGGCGAGTCAATATGAGAAAATCCAGTCAGCCATGGATGAGAAGGATAATCTCGAAGAGAGTTATTTGGAATTGCTGGAAGAACTTGAGTCCCTTCAAAAGGGACTTGCATAA
- the yhbY gene encoding ribosome assembly RNA-binding protein YhbY produces MEALSSKQKKYLKSQAHPLKAVVQIGKAGVTPQCLQSINSALKSHEMVKVKFIAFKEEKEKFLDEILTGSNSQFVSLIGHVLTLYREHEEAEKRKYNLPK; encoded by the coding sequence ATGGAAGCGCTTAGCTCAAAACAAAAAAAATACTTAAAATCCCAAGCCCACCCACTAAAAGCAGTGGTACAGATTGGGAAGGCTGGTGTAACGCCTCAGTGCCTTCAGAGCATTAATTCAGCCTTAAAATCGCATGAGATGGTGAAGGTGAAGTTCATTGCCTTTAAAGAGGAAAAAGAAAAATTCCTCGATGAAATTCTGACAGGTTCCAATTCACAATTTGTTAGCCTCATCGGCCATGTTCTCACGCTTTATCGTGAACACGAGGAAGCTGAAAAGCGAAAGTACAATTTACCCAAATAA
- a CDS encoding transposase family protein: MNAPERSHRHRRTKRHEKSIIREFTIEIIIGVIFLFGVFLLFEEMEIKTYVFHAVVNFFQAITHGFSHLLGTILGTAEEFETSDIVGTLLIIIAFFLLTYRIRQKAIIRLHDLDQCPDCGGDLQHVHRNLIQRIASKLFLLKIRRYHCKTCDFDGLRMRAKQSK; the protein is encoded by the coding sequence ATGAATGCCCCTGAGAGAAGCCATCGACACCGCAGGACAAAGCGACATGAAAAATCAATCATTCGTGAATTTACCATTGAAATAATTATTGGTGTCATCTTCCTGTTTGGTGTATTCCTGCTTTTCGAAGAAATGGAAATTAAAACATACGTATTTCATGCTGTTGTGAATTTCTTTCAGGCAATCACACATGGCTTTAGCCATTTATTGGGAACCATTCTGGGAACTGCAGAGGAATTTGAAACCTCAGATATAGTTGGTACGTTGCTGATAATTATCGCCTTTTTCCTCTTGACCTACAGGATAAGACAAAAGGCTATTATCAGACTTCATGATTTGGATCAATGTCCGGATTGTGGTGGGGATTTGCAGCATGTTCACAGGAATCTTATTCAAAGAATTGCCAGCAAGTTATTCCTCCTGAAAATCCGACGATATCACTGTAAAACTTGTGATTTTGATGGTCTCCGAATGCGAGCAAAACAATCAAAATAG
- a CDS encoding GIY-YIG nuclease family protein, translated as MEITPRLYQDQKNLPKASGVYLFLDEREYPLYIGKSVNLRTRVASYLRNDSAQEERIQRMVHEAQSLKYVETETELLALLLEDSLIKKYLPVYNIRQKQFRDYRYLQLSDDRYPRLITLDDPGKIQKHIYGPFRDRFFIQRLQEIFSRYLCFRSCAEANPTKSCIELDLGQCLGPCVVQEVHGAYLIASEQVSQFLEGEDPGVISKIEAEIRICIQETRFEHAQRLRDDLIFCDAFFNRQRFNHRFRIEHLKIETRGVGMPGYLFENGALKEVVLKDGRLCKVGEQLDLFDLSVVKEDEPRFLLDRANLVYNWLKKNQGIVKYEFQDLGSSFR; from the coding sequence ATGGAAATTACCCCTCGATTATATCAGGATCAGAAGAATCTGCCAAAAGCCTCAGGGGTATACTTGTTTTTGGACGAACGGGAATATCCCTTATATATTGGAAAATCAGTAAATCTCAGAACCAGGGTGGCTTCTTATTTGCGTAACGACAGCGCCCAGGAAGAGCGCATCCAGAGGATGGTTCATGAAGCCCAAAGCCTGAAGTATGTTGAGACCGAAACTGAACTCCTCGCGCTTTTACTGGAAGACTCTCTCATTAAAAAATACCTCCCCGTTTACAATATCCGCCAGAAGCAATTTCGGGATTACCGATATCTTCAACTCAGCGATGACAGGTACCCTCGACTAATTACTCTGGATGACCCAGGCAAAATCCAGAAGCATATCTATGGTCCCTTTCGAGACCGATTTTTTATCCAGCGTCTTCAAGAAATATTTTCCAGATACCTGTGTTTCAGATCATGTGCCGAGGCAAATCCGACTAAAAGTTGTATTGAGCTGGATCTGGGACAGTGTCTGGGACCCTGCGTTGTGCAGGAAGTTCATGGGGCATATTTGATTGCAAGCGAACAGGTCTCCCAATTTCTGGAAGGGGAGGATCCAGGTGTTATTTCGAAGATTGAAGCGGAAATTCGTATCTGTATCCAGGAAACTCGATTTGAACATGCCCAGCGACTCCGAGATGATCTGATCTTCTGTGATGCGTTTTTTAACCGTCAACGCTTCAACCACCGTTTCAGAATAGAACATCTCAAAATTGAAACCCGAGGGGTGGGCATGCCTGGATATCTTTTTGAAAATGGCGCCTTGAAAGAGGTGGTGCTAAAAGACGGTAGACTATGCAAAGTAGGGGAGCAGCTTGATCTTTTTGACCTGTCTGTTGTGAAGGAAGATGAACCTCGTTTTTTGTTGGATAGGGCAAATCTGGTGTACAATTGGTTAAAAAAGAATCAGGGAATAGTCAAATACGAATTTCAGGACTTGGGATCATCCTTTAGGTAA
- a CDS encoding metallophosphoesterase, with protein MLKVLFFADSHLGFDFPIRPRINRRRRGWDFFNNYQYILDTAIDEGVDALVHGGDVFFRSKIPAQVIQKVYEPLLPVLEQGVHMFFVPGNHERSRLPTSPIFHHQNFHLFDRPRSFSIEMDGLEVTWGGFPNIRHAVQKGFPSQLAEVGYDRESAALKILCMHQSIEDAVVGVQNYTFRRGPDVVGREQFPEYLDLVLSGHIHRQQILRSRGGIPLIYSGSIERTSFAERLETKGFFILNLSKDDISWEFRPLPARSMHEWTLPSNVLDKQNLIREIHNYAEKIPSDAIFRVRSGVEKQLEILKIADLRNELPDSMNVELLPPARRIRYTWSAYSD; from the coding sequence ATGCTAAAAGTTCTCTTTTTCGCTGACTCCCATCTTGGTTTCGATTTCCCCATTCGTCCACGAATTAATAGAAGGCGGAGGGGCTGGGATTTCTTCAATAATTATCAATACATATTAGATACGGCCATAGATGAGGGAGTGGACGCCCTGGTTCATGGTGGGGATGTTTTTTTTCGTTCAAAAATCCCTGCACAAGTTATCCAAAAAGTGTATGAACCTTTGCTTCCTGTCTTGGAGCAGGGAGTCCATATGTTCTTTGTACCTGGCAACCATGAAAGATCCAGATTGCCAACCTCGCCCATTTTTCATCATCAAAATTTCCATCTTTTTGATCGCCCCCGGTCCTTTTCAATTGAAATGGACGGGCTGGAAGTGACTTGGGGTGGTTTTCCGAATATCCGCCATGCGGTTCAAAAAGGATTCCCCTCTCAATTGGCTGAGGTTGGGTATGACAGGGAATCTGCTGCTCTCAAGATCTTATGCATGCATCAGTCCATAGAGGACGCAGTGGTGGGTGTCCAGAATTATACCTTCCGCAGAGGACCCGATGTGGTAGGTCGGGAACAATTCCCAGAATATCTCGATCTGGTGCTGAGCGGGCATATTCATCGGCAGCAAATATTGAGAAGTAGGGGAGGAATCCCGCTTATTTATTCAGGCTCAATCGAGCGAACTTCCTTTGCCGAGCGACTTGAGACGAAAGGTTTCTTCATCTTGAACCTGTCCAAAGATGATATTAGTTGGGAATTTCGTCCATTACCTGCTCGCTCCATGCATGAATGGACCCTTCCTTCAAATGTATTGGATAAACAAAATCTCATACGGGAAATTCACAATTACGCAGAAAAGATACCCTCAGATGCCATTTTTCGAGTTAGAAGCGGGGTTGAAAAGCAGCTCGAAATTCTAAAAATTGCGGATCTGCGAAATGAGTTACCAGACAGCATGAATGTGGAGCTCCTGCCCCCAGCAAGAAGAATCCGTTACACCTGGTCAGCATATTCGGATTAG